GCGTCCGAATGAAGTACAGCGTCAACGTCGATTCCCGAGCCGCCCGGATATCGTTGCGCCGCCAGGGCGTACCCATACCGATGCTCGCGCTTGCCGGCGGCCTGTTGGCAAGTTATCTGCCCATGATTCTGCCTGCCGCAATGGGTGCGTCCTTTCTCGGCTGGATGCTGCCGCTGGCCGTTGCCTTGGTGCACTTGCTCACGAACATCGGCCGAATGACATTTCCGATCATGCTCTGGGTTCCCTGGATCGCCTGGGTCATCGGCTACACGGTCATGGCGGAAGCGGCCAATGCATTGCAGCGCGGCATCATGCTGCTGACGCCCCTGGTGGTCGGTGCTGCATTTTCGACATTGCGCACGACGCCCGAGCTGCTCGACCGCATCGACCGCTGGATTACCTGGTTTCTTTGGGTTTTTTTGGCTGCAGCAGGCATCGCTACCGGTCTACTGTCCTCGGGCACGTTGTACGACACCACCAACTTTGCGGCGGGTAGCATCACCGCATCGCTTCTCGCGTGCTGGTTTGCCACGCGATATGTGCTGATGCGCCGAAATCGCGACTTGCTGCTGTGGCAGATCATGACCGCGGTGCCGGTGCTGGCGAATACGCGTACCGGGATGATTGCCGTGGCCATCACCTTGCCACTGGTCCTCGCGCCTTGGTCGGTGCTGCGCCGACTTCTGCTCCTTGCGGCATTGCCCGTGATCGGGTTGGCGCTGTTCCAGACCGAACGCATCCAGAAGAAGATGTTCTACTCCGGGCGCGGCACCGTCGATGAAGCAGTGACGGCGGTGTACAACATGTTCACGGGCGAGGAGCATGTCGAGGCGAATTTCGCGACGTCCGGACGCTCGGTGCTCAATGATGCCTTGCGTCGCGGACTCAAGGACGAATATTTCTTCGGACATGGTGCCAATACCACCGAGGCAATTTCGTTGCGCATCACGCACGTGGCGCACCCACACAACGACTGGCTGCGCCTGCGCTACGAGTACGGCCTGATCGGTACCTTGCTGTTCGCTGCAACCATGCTCCTGCAGGTCTGGCATGGGTGGCGTTCGGCACGACGCTTGCCCAATCCGCTCAACATCTACTTGTACGTCGCCGTCTCGGCCTTCCTGCCGATGGCGATCTTCATGCTCAGCGACAACGTGATTCTTTACGTGGCGTGGTTCGGGAATCTGCAGTTCGCACTGCTGGGGCTCGGATATTCGATCGCGCACCAATTGCGTGCGACGGAATTGCAAATGGCGGCGAGATCTTGAAAATCCTGCTGCTGCACAATCATTACGGTTCAGCCGCGCCATCCGGCGAAAACCAGGTGTTCGAGGCAGAACGAGTGCTGCTTGAAGGACGTGGTCACGACGTCCGAACCATTACCCGACACAGCGACTCCTTGCGCGAAACCGGCTCGTATGGCGCAATGCTCGGCGCGTTGTCGACTCCGTGGAATGTATTCGCTGCAAACGCCGTTCGTGAGGAGGTCCAACGCTTCAAGCCGGACGTTGTGCACGCACACAACACGTTTCCCTTGCTGTCTCCAGCCGTCTTTCCCGCCGCAAATGGTGCGGCACGGGTTCTCAGCCTGCACAACTACCGCTTGTTCTGTGCCGCAGCCATCCCGCTTCGCGACGGTCACACCTGCACGCTTTGCCTCGACCGGCACAGTGTCACGCCTGCGCTTCTCCACGGCTGTTATCGCGGCAGCCGAATTGCCACATTTCCGATCGCTGCGGGCATCGCATTGCATCGCGCCCGTGGTACCTGGCGTCGCGATGTCGAAGCCTTCATCGCACTGACAGAGGACCAGCGAAATCGGCTCGTTGCGGCCGGCCTTCCATCGGCGCGCACATACGTCAAGCCGAACTTCTATCCCGGCACGCCAACCTGCCGACCCTGGCATGAGCGATCCGGTAGCGTGGTCTATGCAGGGCGCTTGAGTGGCGAGAAGGGCGTCGATGTTCTGGTTCGCGCATGGTCGCGCTGGGGTGCGAAGGCACCTGAATTGCTGATCATCGGAGATGGCCCGTTGCGTGCGCGCCTGGAGGACGAAGTCCGGCAAAATTCGGCCCGCATCCGATTCCTCGGACAGTGCAGTGCCGAGGAAACGCAGTATCTCATCGGCGATGCCAAGCTGGTACTGGTGCCGTCGACATGTATCGAGGGGTTCCCGATGGTTTTGCGGGAATGTTTCGCACTTGGGACTCCGACCCTGGTCTCTGATCTCGGGCCGTTGCCTGCATTGGTTCGTGATGCTGGCGGCACCACCTTTCGCGCCAGTGACGATGAAGAGTTGCGTCGGCGAGCTTCGGATTTGTGGGAGCAGCCGGATCGGCTCGCGGCGATGTCGATGGAAGCGCACGCTGCTTTTCAGATGCACTACACCGAATCGGCGAATCACGACAGGTTGATGCACATCTACGAAGCGGCTCAGCGCGAATATCGTGACCGGGGCACCGCTCAATGAACGAGGACGTGTTGGGCTACCGCGTTTTTTCTGGCGGGAAAAGTGCGAGCGTCAGTCGCATGATGGATGCGATCAGGCACGATGGCCGTATCTGGGCAGCTTGCATGAATCCGCATTCCTATGTCGTGGCCTGCGATCGCAAGGAATTCTCGAGAGCCCTGAAAGCAGCCGACATCCTGGTGCCAGACGGCATCGGCATCGTGCTCGCGTCGCGCTTTTGTGGTGGTGACATTCGGGAAAGGGTCACGGGCTTCGACCTGTTCACCGGTCTACATGATGCGCTCGCGCTCCGCGGTGGCGGGAGGGTGTTCTTTCTTGGCTCGACACCGGAGGTGCTTGCGGAAATCGCGGTTCGCATGCAGCGCGACTGGCCGTCGCTGGAAGTAGTCGGTACTTACTCGCCACCCTTTGCAACGCAGTTCTCCGACGCCGAGAACATGGCGATGACTGCTGCCGTGAACGCCGCGCGCGCCGATGTGTTGTGGGTGGGCATGACCGCGCCGAAGCAGGAGCAGTGGCTGCACGCACAATGGCCGCAACTTGAGGTTCGCGTCGCTGGTGCGATTGGCGCCGTATTTGATTTCTATGCCGGGCGCATCAAGCGTTCGCACCCGCTGTTCCAGCGACTTGGTCTGGAGTGGCTGCCACGACTGCTGCAGGAACCACGACGGTTGTGGCGCCGAACCTTCGTCTCGACACCTCGCTTCCTCTGGGATGTTTGGCGATTTGGCATCCGCAAACGCCAACCGCCGCCATGATCTCTCGCGAACAACTTGCTCGCGAGCTGGTGGCCGGATCCACCTCTCGACCGGCGTCTCTGCAGCCTTGGCTCGATGCCGGTCGCGTCGAGGGTATTGACACGTTGCTCGCTGCAAGATGGCAGTCTTCCGTTGACCTCGGTGTCGCTGACAGGGCATCGTGCACTGCGACGTTGCAACGCGCCCACGCGCGCGAATTGTTCCTGCAGGCGCATGAGCGGGACGCACTCTCCGCGCTGCGTGCTGCAGATATCGACGTTCTGGTTCTGAAAGGTGCTGCCTTGGCGCGTTGGTTGTATCCCGAGCCATATCTGCGCACACGCAGCGACATCGATCTCTTGCTCCGCTCGGAAGCTGACGTGGTGCGATGTCGCGATGCGCTCTTGGCGTTGGGATACGAAGATCTCGACCTGCCTTTGCTCCCCCCTACTTATGAGCGCGCGTATCGCAAGCCCATCGGCAAGGGAGAACACAGCGTCGACGTGCATTGGCGACTCTCGAATCACCCTGCTTTTGCCCACTGTTTTTCGTTCAACGACCTGTGGGTGGAACGACAGTCGTTGACGGGACTTCCCGGCGGTTGGGCTCTGGGACCGGTTCACGCCTTGATTCACGCCTGCCTGCACCGTGCCTGCAACCTGACTGAGGTCGCCGGTGATCGGTTGATCTGGTTGTACGACATCGCGCTGTTGGTGCCGCGCCTGTCCGATTCAGACTGGACATTGCTGGCCAGATTGGCCATGACATCACGAACCGCCGAGCCTTGTCGGCATACGTTCGCAGCGGTGTATTCGCTATTCGACATAGCGATTCCTCATTCGACAATGCAATTGTTGACCGAAGTGGCTCTCCACGAGGCGTTCCGCATGGATCACGCGCGCCATCTTGGATATCGCAGCTATTGGGCATTCCGGGAGCTGCCTTGGTCGGAGCGCGTGCCGTGGCTGCTGCGCCGGGTGTTCCCGGACTGGCGCTACATGCAGGCTCACTTCAAGCTGAAGCATCGCGGCCAATTGCCTTGGGCCTGGATCCGGCGCCTCGTCGACTTGACTACAGGAATCGGGCGGCGGCACTGACGCGAATTCGCATCAACGCTGAAGCGTTGGGCCTTGACCAGACGAGTCAGGCCGACCCAATGCCGTACCGCCGACCTCCACCCACGCATGCGCCCCGAACGGTTCGCCGTCGCGTTGCACGCCGATGCGAAGCTGCGCGTCGAATCCGCGCCGGCGCAACAAGGTGGTGACGACCAGCGCCTGACGCAGGCAGGTGGCGCGCACGAGGCCGTGGCGGCCGGCGATGTCGGTGAGTTCGGCCAGGCGTCGCGCGTCCGCGATGTCCGGCGCGGTCGCGATACGACGCTGCGGCGCGTCGCCCAGTTGTTCGCACCAGCGCCGCGTCCGGGCATAACCTGCAACCTTCAGACAGGCCTGCACCAGCGCCAGCAGCAAGGCCAGATGCAGCAGTCGCACACGTTCTCGCCACGGCAGCGCACACCAGGATCGCCAACGACAGCGAGTGCTAGCCATGCGGTGCCCGATCGGGCTTGGCGTGAGCCTGTGTTAGCGTTGCGGCAGTCGCGGGTTGGGTCATGACGGTCAGGGAACGACGCCGTGGTCCGGCTTGCCGCGATCTTATCCCGCGTCTTCCGCATTGCCGCCGTTCGATGTCCTCACGCGCTTCCCTCTTCGCCGATTTGTTGCGTACCGAACGCTGGTGCTTGCTGCGTGGTGCGCTGCTGTCGGCGCTGGAGGCGCTGGCGTGGTTGTCTGCGCCGTGGTTTGCCGGCGAGGCGGTGGCGGCGCTGATGCGCCGGGAAATTCCGTCGGGACTGTTATGGGCTTGGGTCGCCGTGCTCACCGTTCAGACCGCATTGACGATGGCCAACGGCTGGCTCGGGGGCCGGCTCGGTGCGCGTCTGGTGGCCGAACTCGGCGTGCGCGTGCATGACCACCTGCAGTCCCTGCCGCTGGCCTGGCATCAGGCACGCAAGCGCGGCGAGATCCTGTCCTTGCTGGGCCAGGATGTCTGGCGGGTCGCCGGATTCGTCGCAAGCACACTGCCTGCCGTCACACCGATGCTGCTGACCGGCGCCGGCGCCCTGTTCATGCTGGCGCGCATTGCACCGACTCTCGGCGTGCTGATCGCCCTGCTGGTGCCGGTCTACCTGCTGGCATTGAAGCTTGCTGGGCGACGCATTCGTCCGACCGTCGACGCCCATATTCGCGAGGACAGCGCGAAATTCGCGCTCGCCGAACAGCACTTGTCGCTGCTGGCGCTGACCAAGGCCTACACCCGCGAGGCCGATCATGCTCGTCGCTTTGCGTTGCAGAGCGAACGCGTGCGCGCCCTCGGCGAACGCCAGCAAGGACAGGAATTGTTGCTGGCGCCAATCGTGCGCTGGCTCGCGGCCAGCGCGGTCGTCGCGCTGCTCGGGTTCGGCGCACGATCGGTGGCCGCAGGCGAACTCGCTGCGGACGACCTCGTCGGCTTGTTGCTGTACGGACTGCTGTTGACGCAACCGGTGTCGCAATTCGCCGGTCTGTACGGGCGAGTCCAAGCGGTGCGGGCCTCGACGCAGCGCCTGGACGCCTTGTTTGCGGAAGCCCCGGAGCCGGACGGCGGTCGGCGCGAATTGTCGAAAGTCCGGGGCGAACTCGCGTTCGAGGCGGTGGCGTTCGCCTATCCCGGCCGGACGCCGTTGTATTCGGCTCTGATGCTGCACATCGGCGCCGGAGAGACCGTCGCGATCACTGGCGCCAATGGCGCCGGCAAGAGCACGCTCGCCCATCTGCTGATGCGTTTCGCCGATCCGAGCGCGGGTCGCATCACCCTCGATGGCGTTGACCTGCGCGAATTGTCGCTGCGCAATCTGCGCCGCCATGTCGGACTCGTGAGCCAGCACGTGCTGATGCTCCACGACTCGGTGGCACACAACATCGGCTTCGGACTGGCCGGCGCAGACCGGACGGCGATCGAACGCGCGGCGCGCGCGGCGCACGCGCATGCCTTCATCGAGCAACTGCCGCAGGGTTACGACACCGTGATCGGCGACGAAGGTGTGCGCCTGTCCGGCGGTCAGAAGCAACGTATCGCGCTGGCACGCGCCTTGTTGAAAGATCCGGCTGTGTTGATTCTGGACGAGGCGACGGCGATGTTTGATCCCGACGGCGAACGCGACTTCATCGCCGAATGCCATGCGCTGCTGCGCGAACGTACGGTGTTGCTGATCACGCACCGCCCGGCAAGCCTTGCGCTTGCCGACCGGGTGCTGAAGCTCGAAGACGGTCGACTTCGCGAGACCTCGTAGGAGCGACCCCACGCGTCGCGATGCTTCTTCTTTTCGCGTTCGTCGGGCAAGAGCTTTTCGCAAACGTCGGTCAAAAGAATCGCGACCCGGGAATCGCTCCTACGGACGCGGCGGTCGATCAATCGTCGTCGTCGCGAACGATGCGTTCCAGCTGGCCATGTGCGGCACGGCCGCCA
This window of the Lysobacterales bacterium genome carries:
- a CDS encoding O-antigen ligase family protein; this translates as MILPAAMGASFLGWMLPLAVALVHLLTNIGRMTFPIMLWVPWIAWVIGYTVMAEAANALQRGIMLLTPLVVGAAFSTLRTTPELLDRIDRWITWFLWVFLAAAGIATGLLSSGTLYDTTNFAAGSITASLLACWFATRYVLMRRNRDLLLWQIMTAVPVLANTRTGMIAVAITLPLVLAPWSVLRRLLLLAALPVIGLALFQTERIQKKMFYSGRGTVDEAVTAVYNMFTGEEHVEANFATSGRSVLNDALRRGLKDEYFFGHGANTTEAISLRITHVAHPHNDWLRLRYEYGLIGTLLFAATMLLQVWHGWRSARRLPNPLNIYLYVAVSAFLPMAIFMLSDNVILYVAWFGNLQFALLGLGYSIAHQLRATELQMAARS
- a CDS encoding glycosyltransferase family 4 protein, which translates into the protein MKILLLHNHYGSAAPSGENQVFEAERVLLEGRGHDVRTITRHSDSLRETGSYGAMLGALSTPWNVFAANAVREEVQRFKPDVVHAHNTFPLLSPAVFPAANGAARVLSLHNYRLFCAAAIPLRDGHTCTLCLDRHSVTPALLHGCYRGSRIATFPIAAGIALHRARGTWRRDVEAFIALTEDQRNRLVAAGLPSARTYVKPNFYPGTPTCRPWHERSGSVVYAGRLSGEKGVDVLVRAWSRWGAKAPELLIIGDGPLRARLEDEVRQNSARIRFLGQCSAEETQYLIGDAKLVLVPSTCIEGFPMVLRECFALGTPTLVSDLGPLPALVRDAGGTTFRASDDEELRRRASDLWEQPDRLAAMSMEAHAAFQMHYTESANHDRLMHIYEAAQREYRDRGTAQ
- a CDS encoding WecB/TagA/CpsF family glycosyltransferase yields the protein MNEDVLGYRVFSGGKSASVSRMMDAIRHDGRIWAACMNPHSYVVACDRKEFSRALKAADILVPDGIGIVLASRFCGGDIRERVTGFDLFTGLHDALALRGGGRVFFLGSTPEVLAEIAVRMQRDWPSLEVVGTYSPPFATQFSDAENMAMTAAVNAARADVLWVGMTAPKQEQWLHAQWPQLEVRVAGAIGAVFDFYAGRIKRSHPLFQRLGLEWLPRLLQEPRRLWRRTFVSTPRFLWDVWRFGIRKRQPPP
- a CDS encoding nucleotidyltransferase family protein, encoding MISREQLARELVAGSTSRPASLQPWLDAGRVEGIDTLLAARWQSSVDLGVADRASCTATLQRAHARELFLQAHERDALSALRAADIDVLVLKGAALARWLYPEPYLRTRSDIDLLLRSEADVVRCRDALLALGYEDLDLPLLPPTYERAYRKPIGKGEHSVDVHWRLSNHPAFAHCFSFNDLWVERQSLTGLPGGWALGPVHALIHACLHRACNLTEVAGDRLIWLYDIALLVPRLSDSDWTLLARLAMTSRTAEPCRHTFAAVYSLFDIAIPHSTMQLLTEVALHEAFRMDHARHLGYRSYWAFRELPWSERVPWLLRRVFPDWRYMQAHFKLKHRGQLPWAWIRRLVDLTTGIGRRH
- a CDS encoding lasso peptide biosynthesis B2 protein; amino-acid sequence: MASTRCRWRSWCALPWRERVRLLHLALLLALVQACLKVAGYARTRRWCEQLGDAPQRRIATAPDIADARRLAELTDIAGRHGLVRATCLRQALVVTTLLRRRGFDAQLRIGVQRDGEPFGAHAWVEVGGTALGRPDSSGQGPTLQR
- a CDS encoding ABC transporter ATP-binding protein, translated to MSSRASLFADLLRTERWCLLRGALLSALEALAWLSAPWFAGEAVAALMRREIPSGLLWAWVAVLTVQTALTMANGWLGGRLGARLVAELGVRVHDHLQSLPLAWHQARKRGEILSLLGQDVWRVAGFVASTLPAVTPMLLTGAGALFMLARIAPTLGVLIALLVPVYLLALKLAGRRIRPTVDAHIREDSAKFALAEQHLSLLALTKAYTREADHARRFALQSERVRALGERQQGQELLLAPIVRWLAASAVVALLGFGARSVAAGELAADDLVGLLLYGLLLTQPVSQFAGLYGRVQAVRASTQRLDALFAEAPEPDGGRRELSKVRGELAFEAVAFAYPGRTPLYSALMLHIGAGETVAITGANGAGKSTLAHLLMRFADPSAGRITLDGVDLRELSLRNLRRHVGLVSQHVLMLHDSVAHNIGFGLAGADRTAIERAARAAHAHAFIEQLPQGYDTVIGDEGVRLSGGQKQRIALARALLKDPAVLILDEATAMFDPDGERDFIAECHALLRERTVLLITHRPASLALADRVLKLEDGRLRETS